The following proteins come from a genomic window of Candidatus Dormiibacterota bacterium:
- a CDS encoding FG-GAP-like repeat-containing protein gives MRRVFAGPLILLGSCTVALAGGPLVSSTDGKPVGWDTSAAVGYTTDRSGLGLLSRSEAVRLTGDLFATWENVPTATIAFVRAGGLSVDVDETNFGPYLGPYGGATAPLGQSVIVFDADGSIFDALYGVGTSVLGFASPTFLSDGTSTVAIGDPVPPGSHIVEGLAFLNGKWIDGVDDPAAGNHEISLDLFKAVFVHEFGHFAGLDHTQVHGLMNPPDSDLAGYTTPVETMYPFISDASQATPERDDVVAISSLYPISNYAATTGAVRGRILAPDGAPLSGINVIARNLADDRDAISYLSGTTVVPPGAYTLAGLVPGDSYRIEIQEVDVFAQEGSRIGPFSPPVILPGPPEFYNGTGESADPAVDDPRAFTPIVAAAGTIAQGVDIIVNDQPLRVSNVALGESRGPVEFAVGDFDGDGAVDFVAPQTGFVPGNLVRYYRGHGDGTFAPPVDVASFPGNGPIVAGQFNRGVDDFLDVAVASTTGKEVRLYRGDGRGGFGAPVTLLDAPDQDTLTDLAVADLDGDPYPDLVTLIRHAAGGASVYSLMGRADGGFTTVATELPAGTSFPEGALMAGDFAGSPSVDVAGVAGAASAPSIVVLQGDGSGRFQPMSTSISTVTVRVDARSLAAGDFNGDGRADLALSDLQPAGGAANFTRSYIDVLLANGAGGFALGGRTAVPEPFQPSVVAADFDRDGHLDVASTGAWFSPRSPGAKLTISYGDGTGALTRADTIWGLAEFPQKLAVADLDGNGRSDLLVSLSATGPLGFDPPATYAVLLRPSTCSSQSECDDGVFCNGVEWCGAGSCHAGTPPSCDDGDPCTTDLCGLPIVLSWEGFESGFPGWTHASRGGADTWHQDYASCLAERFPSVMFSSNGNYGSACQADSSRERSQLVGPAVLLPASGRTVLSFDALSRDEAGSCLASGDRDAHDAGITLDGGATYTPLNDCTRLADGTGAAIHHEFDLGAFAGRTVQVMFVYDTRDALTGHTFAVDNVTVSATPDACEHVPIFPDDDLDTHVDAHCGGDDCADHDPTVWSAPFEVAGFAALNASPSLAWQGQDQACGPETRYDLVSGALSSGTGPAFASSTCLNSTTAVVYDDTRPAPPAGSAYWYLVRSRNSCGVGTFGTPMSDASIPPCP, from the coding sequence ATGCGACGCGTCTTCGCGGGTCCTCTGATCCTTCTCGGATCGTGCACCGTCGCGCTGGCCGGCGGTCCGCTGGTCTCCTCGACCGACGGGAAACCGGTCGGATGGGACACGTCGGCGGCCGTCGGCTATACCACCGACAGGAGCGGTCTCGGTCTCCTCTCGCGCAGCGAGGCCGTCCGCCTGACCGGAGACCTGTTCGCCACCTGGGAGAATGTTCCGACGGCGACGATCGCGTTCGTCCGCGCCGGCGGCCTGTCCGTCGACGTCGACGAGACCAACTTCGGACCGTACCTGGGCCCGTACGGCGGCGCCACGGCACCTCTCGGTCAGAGCGTGATCGTGTTCGATGCGGACGGCTCCATCTTCGACGCGCTGTACGGTGTCGGCACGAGCGTGCTCGGTTTCGCCAGCCCGACATTTCTCTCCGACGGGACGAGCACCGTCGCCATCGGCGATCCGGTCCCTCCGGGGTCCCACATCGTCGAGGGGCTGGCGTTCCTCAACGGCAAGTGGATCGACGGCGTGGACGACCCGGCGGCCGGCAACCACGAGATATCACTCGATCTGTTCAAGGCGGTCTTCGTCCACGAATTCGGGCATTTCGCCGGCCTGGACCACACGCAGGTGCACGGACTCATGAATCCTCCCGACTCCGATCTCGCCGGTTACACCACGCCGGTCGAGACCATGTACCCTTTCATCAGCGACGCTTCGCAGGCGACTCCGGAGAGGGACGACGTCGTGGCGATCTCGTCGCTCTATCCGATCTCGAACTACGCCGCAACGACCGGAGCCGTCCGCGGACGCATCCTGGCGCCGGACGGCGCCCCGCTCTCCGGGATCAACGTCATCGCCCGCAATCTCGCCGACGATCGGGACGCCATCTCGTACTTGTCGGGCACGACCGTGGTGCCCCCCGGCGCGTACACGCTCGCCGGGCTCGTTCCCGGCGACTCCTACCGGATCGAGATCCAGGAGGTGGACGTGTTCGCGCAGGAGGGCAGCCGCATCGGGCCGTTCTCTCCGCCGGTCATACTGCCCGGTCCACCCGAGTTCTACAACGGCACCGGCGAGAGCGCCGATCCGGCGGTCGACGATCCGCGCGCCTTCACGCCGATCGTGGCGGCGGCCGGAACGATCGCGCAGGGCGTCGACATCATCGTCAACGACCAGCCCCTGCGCGTGAGCAACGTGGCGCTCGGTGAATCTCGCGGTCCCGTGGAGTTCGCCGTGGGGGATTTCGACGGGGACGGCGCCGTTGATTTCGTGGCGCCGCAGACCGGTTTCGTGCCCGGGAACCTCGTCCGGTACTACCGTGGTCACGGCGACGGGACCTTCGCGCCTCCCGTCGACGTGGCGTCGTTCCCCGGGAACGGGCCGATTGTCGCGGGGCAGTTCAACCGCGGCGTGGACGACTTCCTCGACGTAGCCGTGGCGAGCACCACGGGGAAGGAGGTCCGACTGTACCGCGGTGACGGCCGAGGAGGGTTTGGCGCGCCGGTTACGCTCCTCGACGCGCCCGACCAGGACACATTGACCGACCTGGCTGTCGCCGATCTGGACGGCGACCCGTACCCGGACCTGGTCACGTTGATCCGCCACGCCGCGGGGGGGGCCTCCGTCTACTCCCTGATGGGACGGGCGGACGGCGGCTTCACGACCGTCGCCACCGAGCTGCCTGCGGGGACGTCCTTCCCGGAGGGGGCCCTGATGGCCGGCGACTTCGCCGGTAGCCCCTCCGTCGACGTCGCCGGCGTGGCCGGGGCCGCCTCCGCGCCGTCGATCGTCGTGCTCCAGGGGGACGGCTCCGGCCGATTCCAGCCGATGTCCACCTCCATCAGCACGGTCACCGTCAGGGTCGATGCCCGCAGCCTTGCGGCCGGAGACTTCAACGGGGACGGCCGCGCGGATCTCGCGCTGTCGGACCTGCAGCCCGCGGGGGGCGCTGCAAACTTCACGCGATCGTATATCGACGTTCTCCTCGCGAACGGCGCCGGCGGATTCGCCCTGGGGGGCCGCACCGCGGTCCCCGAGCCGTTCCAGCCGTCGGTCGTCGCCGCCGATTTCGATCGCGACGGTCACCTCGACGTCGCCTCGACGGGCGCCTGGTTCTCGCCGCGCAGCCCGGGCGCGAAGCTGACGATCTCGTACGGAGACGGGACCGGCGCCCTGACGCGTGCCGACACGATCTGGGGCCTGGCGGAGTTTCCGCAGAAGCTGGCCGTGGCCGACCTCGACGGGAACGGCCGCAGCGATCTGCTGGTGAGTCTCAGCGCCACCGGGCCCCTCGGGTTCGATCCTCCCGCCACCTACGCCGTCCTGCTCCGACCCTCCACCTGCTCGTCGCAGAGCGAATGCGACGACGGGGTCTTCTGCAACGGAGTCGAGTGGTGCGGCGCGGGCTCCTGTCACGCGGGGACGCCGCCGTCCTGCGACGACGGCGATCCCTGCACGACGGATCTGTGCGGTCTGCCGATCGTCCTGTCGTGGGAAGGGTTCGAATCCGGCTTCCCCGGGTGGACGCACGCCTCGCGGGGCGGCGCCGACACGTGGCACCAGGACTACGCGAGCTGCCTGGCCGAGCGATTCCCGAGCGTGATGTTCTCCTCCAATGGTAACTACGGCTCGGCCTGCCAGGCCGACTCATCCAGGGAGCGCAGCCAGCTCGTCGGCCCCGCCGTCCTGCTGCCCGCATCCGGACGCACCGTCCTCTCGTTCGACGCCCTGTCGCGCGACGAGGCCGGCTCCTGCCTCGCCTCCGGTGACAGGGACGCGCACGACGCGGGCATCACCCTCGACGGCGGAGCGACCTACACTCCCCTCAACGACTGCACGCGGCTCGCGGACGGCACGGGGGCCGCGATCCATCACGAGTTCGATCTGGGAGCGTTTGCCGGCCGCACGGTGCAGGTGATGTTCGTCTACGACACGCGCGACGCGCTCACCGGCCATACCTTCGCCGTGGACAACGTCACCGTGAGCGCGACGCCGGACGCCTGCGAGCATGTCCCGATCTTCCCCGACGACGATCTCGACACCCACGTCGACGCGCACTGCGGCGGGGACGATTGCGCGGACCACGACCCGACCGTCTGGTCGGCGCCGTTCGAGGTCGCCGGATTCGCGGCGTTGAACGCCTCACCGAGCCTGGCATGGCAGGGACAGGATCAGGCCTGCGGCCCCGAGACACGCTACGACCTGGTCAGCGGCGCGCTGTCCTCCGGCACCGGTCCCGCCTTCGCGTCGTCCACCTGCCTCAACTCGACGACCGCCGTCGTCTACGACGATACCCGCCCTGCTCCTCCCGCGGGAAGCGCCTACTGGTACCTGGTCCGCTCCCGCAATTCCTGTGGCGTCGGCACCTTCGGAACGCCCATGAGCGACGCCTCGATCCCCCCGTGTCCGTAG
- a CDS encoding N-acyl homoserine lactonase family protein: MKPSACLLLLVFAVGGVEPSAAPPPKYSIQAIRYADSQGDSVADLVMGAPRNETIDTVFVVWLIRGGGRNILFDSGFHREKWFKYSPVTDYLRPDEAVKLAGVKPDEVTDIVISHAHWDHMGGIDLFPKATVWIQKDEFRYYTGDAWQVDGDHDGIDPEDARELVRLNTEGRLRLVDGDNMEIFPGIRAYTGARHTYASQYLRVEGSPSFVLASDNCYLYRNLAEHKASATFSKADEPANIKNQERMIELAGSVDRIVPGHDALQFRRFPTKGRVARIK, encoded by the coding sequence GTGAAGCCCTCTGCGTGCCTGCTTCTTCTCGTTTTCGCGGTCGGTGGCGTGGAGCCTTCTGCCGCGCCCCCTCCGAAGTATTCCATCCAGGCGATCCGGTATGCGGACTCCCAGGGGGATTCCGTGGCGGACCTGGTCATGGGAGCTCCCCGGAACGAGACCATCGACACCGTGTTCGTCGTGTGGCTGATCCGCGGTGGCGGGCGGAACATCCTGTTCGACAGCGGATTCCATCGGGAGAAGTGGTTCAAGTACTCTCCCGTGACCGATTATCTCAGACCGGATGAAGCCGTGAAGCTCGCGGGAGTGAAGCCCGATGAAGTCACGGACATCGTGATCAGTCACGCGCATTGGGATCACATGGGCGGGATCGATTTGTTTCCGAAGGCCACCGTGTGGATCCAGAAGGACGAATTCCGATACTACACGGGAGACGCGTGGCAGGTGGATGGGGACCACGACGGCATCGATCCGGAAGATGCCCGGGAACTGGTGCGGCTGAACACGGAGGGACGGCTGCGTCTGGTGGACGGCGACAACATGGAGATCTTTCCCGGGATTCGCGCTTACACGGGCGCGCGCCACACCTATGCGTCGCAATACCTGCGCGTGGAGGGGAGCCCGTCGTTCGTGCTGGCCTCGGACAATTGCTACCTCTACCGAAACCTCGCGGAGCACAAGGCGAGCGCCACCTTTTCCAAGGCGGACGAACCCGCCAACATCAAGAATCAGGAACGCATGATCGAACTGGCGGGGTCCGTGGATCGAATCGTTCCAGGACATGATGCGCTGCAGTTTCGACGGTTCCCGACCAAGGGACGGGTCGCGCGGATCAAGTAG
- a CDS encoding DUF2330 domain-containing protein produces the protein MRHPGILLAVLWLASPPEARAFCGFYVGRADASLFNSASQVALVRDGDRTVISMLNDYQGDLKEFALVVPVPVVLEKGQIHVGDAALFKHLDAYSAPRLVEYFDADPCARELTEKMRVLGDTGGVMASGVSTARTRSLGVAVEAQYTVGEYDIVILSAKVSDGLETWLHENGYRVPKGASRALQPYVRQGMKFFVARVNLEEQVRIGATYLRPLQFAFESEKFMLPIRLGMMNARGPQDLVVYALTRTGRVETTNYRTVMLPTGMEIPEYVKESFPDFYKAMFNRQVQRENGRAVFTEYVWNMGWCDPCAADPLSPQEMRALGVFWLDDPGSRQGVGPGFGGKAPGWGFGRAPASRPAGGPTQVILTRLHLRYSAETFPEDLVFQETGDQQNFQGRYVLQHPWTGAPDACPAAAGYFEELQARREKRAETLANLTGWDIDAVRSKMEIEAPRRWWETLWR, from the coding sequence TTGCGCCATCCCGGGATCCTGCTGGCCGTGCTGTGGCTTGCGTCGCCGCCTGAGGCGCGCGCCTTCTGCGGCTTCTACGTCGGACGAGCGGACGCGTCGCTGTTCAACAGCGCCTCCCAGGTGGCGCTGGTCCGGGACGGCGACCGGACCGTCATCAGCATGCTGAACGATTACCAGGGAGACCTGAAGGAGTTCGCGCTGGTCGTGCCGGTGCCGGTCGTGCTGGAGAAGGGACAGATCCACGTCGGCGACGCCGCTCTCTTCAAGCATCTCGACGCCTACAGCGCCCCGCGCCTCGTCGAGTATTTCGACGCGGACCCCTGCGCCCGTGAGCTGACCGAGAAAATGCGGGTGCTCGGCGATACCGGAGGGGTCATGGCATCGGGCGTCTCTACGGCCCGCACCCGGAGCCTCGGGGTCGCGGTCGAGGCTCAATACACGGTGGGGGAGTACGACATCGTCATCCTCTCGGCGAAGGTCTCCGACGGTCTCGAGACCTGGCTCCACGAGAACGGCTACCGCGTTCCGAAGGGGGCGAGCCGGGCGCTGCAGCCCTATGTCCGCCAGGGGATGAAGTTCTTCGTCGCCCGGGTGAATCTCGAAGAGCAGGTGAGGATAGGCGCGACGTATCTCCGCCCTCTGCAGTTCGCCTTCGAGTCGGAGAAGTTCATGCTGCCGATCCGGCTGGGAATGATGAACGCGCGCGGGCCGCAGGACCTTGTCGTGTACGCCCTCACCAGGACGGGGCGGGTCGAGACGACCAACTACCGCACGGTGATGCTGCCGACCGGCATGGAGATCCCCGAATACGTCAAGGAATCGTTTCCCGACTTCTACAAGGCGATGTTCAACCGGCAGGTCCAGCGCGAAAACGGACGCGCCGTCTTCACCGAGTACGTCTGGAACATGGGCTGGTGCGATCCCTGCGCGGCCGACCCTCTTTCACCCCAGGAGATGCGCGCCCTCGGTGTCTTCTGGCTCGACGATCCGGGATCCAGACAGGGCGTCGGTCCGGGATTCGGGGGGAAAGCTCCCGGGTGGGGATTCGGGCGGGCGCCCGCATCACGGCCGGCCGGTGGTCCGACGCAAGTCATTCTCACCCGCCTGCACCTGCGCTACAGCGCCGAGACCTTTCCCGAGGACCTGGTCTTCCAGGAGACCGGCGACCAGCAGAATTTCCAGGGACGATACGTCCTGCAGCACCCCTGGACGGGAGCCCCCGACGCGTGCCCCGCCGCGGCGGGATACTTCGAGGAGCTGCAGGCACGACGGGAGAAGCGGGCGGAGACTCTGGCGAATCTGACGGGGTGGGACATCGACGCCGTCCGATCGAAGATGGAGATCGAAGCGCCCCGGCGCTGGTGGGAAACCCTCTGGAGGTGA
- a CDS encoding protein kinase — MIGRTLGHYRIIEKIGAGGMGEVYLARDERLQRDVAIKILPAGTLADETARARFRKEALALSRLNHPNIATVHDFDTSDGVDFLVMEYIRGVTLNERLTQGPLPEKDVIRLGTQLAEGLEAGHKEHVIHRDIKPGNIRVTLDGRAKILDFGLAKVVRPAGETAIADSLSETGTVGTLPYMAPEQVRGRQVDARTDIWALGTVLYEMATGRRPFLENDAFRLGTAILESAAPSPRALNHRIPPELERIILKTLEKEPARRYGSAAALLSDLRRLDETDSRGTTPGAKTRAWRTAATMALAAALALAGGGYWLRRAGSSPGALPGKIMIAVLPFENLSDNPKEDYFADGLTEETIAQLGELQPSRLGVIARTSAMRYKHTHETVDQIGRQLNVSYVLEGSIRLADQRVRVTAQLIQVSDQTHLWAESYERPLSHVLRIQSEVAQRVTQSLAVELLPSQRAGLTNTREVDPEAYETYLLGRNELRKQSREGIQKAIEYFQKAIQEDPQDARAQAALSEAYWAGSTYYVAPLDVMPKAKAAALRSLELDDNLADAHASLGNVLLFFDWDWPGSEREFRRALALNPSLPDAHMGYADYLATLGKFDESIAQVRQAYALDPVSPSVRPEALWIYLFSGRSEDFIEQCKKLIDLEPESGIAYALLAQAYAQTGRSSEAADAASRATHLGNAPVVLITAAAALARAARPGEARRLLDAGLAQATQRYVCRFNAAAAYAQLGETERAFESLDAAFLQRSD; from the coding sequence ATGATTGGCAGAACCCTCGGCCACTACCGCATCATTGAAAAGATTGGCGCCGGTGGAATGGGCGAGGTCTATCTGGCGCGCGACGAGCGACTTCAGCGCGACGTCGCGATCAAGATCCTGCCCGCCGGGACGCTCGCCGATGAAACGGCGCGCGCGAGGTTTCGCAAAGAAGCCCTGGCGCTTTCCAGGCTCAACCATCCGAATATCGCGACCGTGCACGACTTCGATACGTCCGATGGAGTGGATTTCCTGGTGATGGAATACATCAGGGGCGTCACGCTGAACGAGAGGCTGACCCAGGGGCCGCTTCCCGAGAAGGACGTCATCCGGCTCGGGACGCAGCTGGCGGAAGGGCTGGAAGCCGGCCACAAGGAACATGTCATCCACCGGGACATCAAGCCGGGCAATATCCGGGTGACGCTCGATGGACGGGCGAAGATCCTGGACTTCGGCCTTGCGAAGGTCGTCCGCCCGGCGGGCGAGACCGCAATCGCGGACAGTCTGTCCGAAACAGGGACGGTCGGGACGCTCCCCTACATGGCACCGGAGCAGGTGCGGGGCAGACAGGTCGACGCGCGCACGGACATCTGGGCGCTGGGGACCGTGCTCTATGAGATGGCGACCGGGCGGCGTCCCTTCCTCGAAAATGATGCGTTCCGTCTGGGCACGGCGATCCTCGAGAGCGCGGCCCCCTCGCCGCGCGCTCTCAACCATCGAATACCGCCCGAGCTCGAGCGCATCATTCTCAAGACGCTCGAGAAGGAGCCCGCGAGGCGCTATGGCTCGGCGGCGGCCCTGCTCTCCGATTTGCGGCGTCTTGACGAGACCGATTCAAGGGGCACGACGCCGGGAGCGAAGACCCGCGCGTGGCGTACGGCCGCGACGATGGCTCTCGCCGCGGCCCTCGCTCTCGCCGGGGGCGGCTACTGGCTCCGTCGGGCCGGCTCCTCCCCGGGCGCGCTCCCGGGAAAGATCATGATCGCGGTGCTCCCGTTCGAGAATCTGAGCGACAACCCCAAAGAGGATTACTTCGCGGACGGGCTCACGGAAGAAACCATCGCCCAGCTGGGCGAGCTGCAGCCCTCACGGCTGGGCGTCATCGCGCGCACCTCGGCGATGAGATACAAGCACACGCACGAGACCGTGGACCAAATCGGCCGCCAGCTGAATGTGAGCTACGTCCTGGAGGGAAGCATACGCCTCGCGGACCAGCGCGTGCGGGTCACCGCGCAGCTCATCCAGGTCAGCGACCAGACGCATCTGTGGGCCGAGAGTTACGAACGCCCGCTCAGTCACGTCCTGCGAATCCAGAGCGAGGTCGCGCAGAGGGTGACGCAGTCCCTGGCGGTGGAGCTCCTCCCCTCTCAGCGAGCCGGCCTGACGAACACGCGTGAAGTCGATCCGGAAGCCTACGAGACGTACCTTCTCGGACGCAACGAACTCCGCAAGCAGAGCCGCGAAGGAATCCAAAAGGCCATCGAGTATTTCCAGAAGGCCATCCAGGAAGACCCGCAGGACGCCCGGGCTCAGGCGGCGCTTTCCGAGGCCTACTGGGCGGGGAGCACCTACTACGTCGCGCCCCTGGACGTGATGCCGAAGGCCAAGGCCGCGGCGCTGAGGTCGCTCGAGCTGGACGACAACCTGGCCGATGCCCACGCCTCGCTCGGCAACGTGCTCCTCTTCTTCGACTGGGATTGGCCCGGATCGGAAAGAGAATTCCGTCGCGCTCTGGCGCTCAACCCCAGTCTGCCGGACGCGCATATGGGATACGCCGACTACCTGGCGACGCTCGGAAAGTTCGACGAGTCCATCGCGCAGGTGCGGCAGGCGTACGCGCTCGACCCGGTCTCGCCGAGCGTCAGGCCTGAGGCGCTCTGGATCTACCTCTTCTCGGGACGCAGCGAGGACTTCATCGAGCAGTGCAAGAAGCTGATCGATCTGGAGCCGGAATCGGGGATTGCCTATGCCCTCCTCGCGCAGGCGTACGCGCAGACGGGAAGGTCCAGCGAGGCGGCCGACGCCGCCAGCCGCGCGACGCACCTCGGCAACGCCCCCGTCGTGCTCATCACGGCCGCGGCGGCCCTCGCGAGAGCGGCGCGCCCCGGGGAGGCCCGGCGACTGCTCGACGCGGGCCTGGCACAGGCCACTCAACGTTATGTGTGCCGATTCAACGCAGCGGCCGCCTATGCGCAGCTCGGGGAAACCGAGCGCGCCTTCGAGTCTCTCGACGCGGCCTTCCTGCAACGATCGGATTGA
- a CDS encoding GDSL-type esterase/lipase family protein, producing MTLVSLVAAAYIAEAYLRELPFLRVRLAARRFGIPFDARDQFQVVRDLRKQGPDVYPVTFPAWQGLPSADAPLLPLGGISDVTTVFCNEMGQYVVYRSDEHGFHNPKGIWSSARFDLAVLGDSFTQGACVPTEQNFVELLRRRYPATLNLGMVGNGPLLMLAGLKEFLTELRPGVVLWVYTEGNDLTFDLNREKRFTRLTDYLLPDHRQGLIGRQSECDAFLRRLTDSEYISRETDTMQMSAPGRFWRLWSLRQALGLQVGEITLDSTRVDLPLFRRILDEARRTTGGWGGRLYFVYLPAEARYHEDRYRREYDWARGQVLSIVEDLQIPLIDLHPPISRHPDISELYSYRGAHFSPAGYRLVAETILLALQTSSSR from the coding sequence GTGACGCTTGTTTCCCTCGTCGCGGCGGCCTACATCGCGGAGGCCTACCTTCGGGAGCTGCCGTTCCTGCGGGTCCGGCTGGCCGCCCGCCGGTTCGGAATTCCCTTCGACGCTCGCGACCAGTTCCAAGTGGTCCGTGACCTCCGAAAACAGGGACCCGACGTCTATCCCGTCACCTTTCCCGCCTGGCAGGGATTGCCTTCCGCGGATGCACCCCTACTGCCTCTGGGCGGGATCTCGGACGTGACGACCGTGTTCTGCAACGAGATGGGGCAGTACGTCGTCTACCGAAGCGACGAGCACGGGTTCCACAATCCGAAGGGGATCTGGTCGTCCGCCCGGTTCGACCTGGCCGTGCTGGGTGACTCCTTCACCCAGGGTGCCTGCGTTCCGACGGAACAGAATTTCGTGGAGCTGCTGCGCCGCCGGTACCCCGCGACCCTCAACCTGGGGATGGTGGGGAACGGACCGCTTCTTATGCTTGCCGGATTGAAGGAATTCCTCACGGAGCTCAGACCGGGCGTCGTCCTGTGGGTCTATACGGAGGGGAACGACCTGACCTTCGATCTGAACCGTGAGAAGCGCTTCACCCGACTCACGGACTACCTGCTCCCGGACCATCGTCAGGGCCTGATCGGGCGACAGTCGGAGTGCGACGCCTTCCTGCGAAGGTTGACGGACAGCGAGTACATTTCCCGCGAGACCGACACGATGCAGATGTCGGCTCCGGGTCGGTTCTGGCGACTGTGGTCCCTGCGACAGGCTCTGGGGCTGCAGGTCGGAGAGATCACGCTGGACTCCACGCGTGTCGATCTCCCCCTGTTCCGGCGGATCCTCGATGAGGCGCGCCGGACCACCGGCGGATGGGGCGGACGGCTCTACTTCGTCTATCTCCCCGCCGAGGCCCGCTATCATGAGGATAGATACCGCCGCGAGTACGACTGGGCCCGCGGGCAGGTCCTTTCGATCGTGGAGGACTTGCAGATCCCCCTCATCGATCTGCATCCGCCGATCTCCCGGCACCCGGATATCTCGGAGCTCTACTCTTACCGCGGTGCTCATTTCAGCCCGGCCGGCTATCGCCTGGTGGCCGAGACGATTCTCCTGGCACTCCAGACGTCCTCGAGTCGATGA
- a CDS encoding RnfABCDGE type electron transport complex subunit D, with protein MRDARILQILFLGTLLAAGAWLRDFSLRPSQVALTFFAGIATQVLCARTRGLKRIGIPSAVITCLSLSILLRADTLWAHPLLAASAIGSKFLIRVRGKHVFNPGNLGIILGLLLVPGTWTSPGQWGQDLAFTGWFVALGTIVTCRARRGDISWAFLAFYLGLLAARVAWLGQSPAVFVHQIGNGSLLLFAFFMISDPMTIPNHPRGRIVHAALVAGFAAIWQFGLYRPNGLLFALFLLAPAVALWDRLWPAPKFTWQQNALQGETHGPMFAIRPRPDIPARPAGTAGLDSLVPGNIASLR; from the coding sequence ATGCGCGACGCGCGGATTCTTCAGATCCTCTTTCTCGGCACGCTGCTCGCGGCGGGGGCCTGGCTGCGCGATTTCAGTCTGCGTCCTTCGCAGGTCGCTCTCACCTTCTTCGCAGGCATCGCGACGCAGGTCCTGTGCGCGCGGACCCGCGGGCTGAAGCGGATCGGCATCCCGAGCGCCGTCATCACCTGCCTCAGCCTGTCGATCCTCCTGCGGGCCGACACTCTGTGGGCCCATCCGCTTCTGGCCGCGTCGGCGATCGGCTCGAAGTTCCTGATCCGCGTCCGGGGCAAGCACGTCTTCAACCCGGGGAACCTCGGCATAATCCTGGGCCTGCTTCTCGTCCCGGGCACCTGGACGTCACCCGGCCAGTGGGGCCAGGACCTCGCCTTCACCGGCTGGTTCGTCGCCCTGGGGACGATCGTCACGTGCCGGGCCCGCAGGGGTGACATCAGCTGGGCCTTCCTCGCGTTCTACCTCGGCCTCCTCGCGGCGCGCGTCGCCTGGCTCGGCCAGAGCCCGGCGGTGTTCGTCCACCAGATCGGCAACGGCTCACTGCTTCTCTTTGCATTCTTCATGATCTCCGATCCGATGACGATTCCCAACCACCCGCGGGGACGGATCGTCCATGCAGCGCTCGTCGCGGGATTCGCGGCCATCTGGCAGTTCGGCCTCTACCGGCCGAACGGCCTGCTCTTCGCTCTATTCCTGCTGGCGCCGGCGGTGGCGCTGTGGGATCGACTCTGGCCCGCACCGAAGTTCACCTGGCAGCAAAACGCCTTACAAGGAGAGACCCATGGACCCATGTTCGCCATCCGACCGCGGCCCGATATCCCGGCCCGTCCCGCCGGCACGGCCGGGCTTGATTCGCTCGTGCCGGGGAATATTGCGTCGCTCCGCTGA